The following proteins come from a genomic window of Synechococcus sp. NB0720_010:
- the panB gene encoding 3-methyl-2-oxobutanoate hydroxymethyltransferase, whose product MRPADLLTCKQEGRPIAVLTAWDALSAALVEEAGADAILVGDSLAMVVLGHATTLPVTLEEMVMHTRAVGRGLQRPANQQPLIITDLPFLSYQCGLDQAVAAAGQVLKNSPAAAVKLEGGEPETLAVVDRLVRSGIPVMGHLGLTPQSVHRLGYRRQAQDPISQERLKRSARDLQAAGCFALVLEHVPAELAGALSQELQIPVIGIGAGEQCDGQVRVTADLLGLTAKQPPFCPPLLQGRELCVDALRGWVGGLQPAPPTSPTTPAAPHYSEPSPLDH is encoded by the coding sequence GTGCGACCTGCTGATCTACTCACCTGCAAGCAGGAGGGCCGGCCCATCGCCGTGCTCACAGCCTGGGATGCCCTCTCAGCGGCCCTCGTGGAAGAGGCCGGGGCGGACGCCATCTTGGTGGGCGACTCTCTGGCGATGGTGGTCCTCGGCCATGCCACCACCCTCCCGGTGACCCTGGAGGAGATGGTGATGCACACCCGGGCCGTGGGCCGCGGGCTGCAGCGCCCCGCCAACCAGCAACCGCTGATCATCACGGATCTGCCCTTCCTCAGTTACCAGTGCGGCCTCGATCAGGCCGTGGCCGCAGCAGGACAGGTGCTGAAGAACAGCCCCGCTGCCGCCGTCAAACTCGAGGGCGGGGAACCGGAAACCCTGGCCGTTGTCGATCGGCTCGTGCGCTCCGGCATCCCTGTGATGGGACACCTGGGGCTCACCCCCCAGTCGGTCCATCGCCTGGGCTACCGGCGCCAGGCCCAGGACCCCATTAGCCAAGAGCGCCTGAAGCGCTCAGCCCGCGACCTCCAGGCCGCCGGCTGCTTCGCGCTGGTGCTCGAACATGTGCCCGCCGAGTTAGCCGGCGCCCTCAGCCAAGAGCTCCAGATCCCCGTCATTGGCATTGGCGCCGGAGAACAGTGCGACGGGCAGGTGCGGGTGACCGCCGACCTCCTGGGGCTCACCGCCAAACAACCACCGTTCTGCCCGCCCCTGCTCCAGGGCCGCGAGCTCTGTGTGGACGCCCTCAGGGGCTGGGTGGGGGGCCTTCAGCCTGCTCCTCCCACCAGTCCAACCACTCCCGCAGCACCGCATTACTCAGAGCCAAGCCCTCTGGATCACTGA
- a CDS encoding coproporphyrinogen-III oxidase family protein: MVPLGDRAGGAPGQSGSRSIEAYLELLCGEIEASPAGPPLSTIYVGGGTPSMLTAEQLQAVLRSLKRRYGFASGAEISLELDPASFDQTRLQGYLRAGVNRVSLGGQSFDNAVLGRLGRRHRRRDLLEAAAWLQQACVQGELSSWSLDLIQSLPGATAEHWRAQLEQALALEPPHLSVYDLIVEPGTVFERLESSGELQLPEEDLSADLMELTAGTLAAAGFGHYEISNYALPGHASRHNRVYWSGAGWWGFGMGATAAPWGVRQPRPRTREGYAAWLQQDPGELGPPQPMPNDERVMVGLRRREGVLLTPLLAGLDPAGLMQRWQPYLERGLLRREGQRWRLSDPEGLALSNAVLREWLDWWEEQAEGPPPSP, from the coding sequence GTGGTGCCCCTGGGGGATCGAGCCGGTGGGGCGCCCGGGCAGTCCGGCAGTCGCTCGATCGAGGCCTATCTGGAGCTGCTCTGCGGGGAGATTGAGGCTTCGCCGGCTGGACCGCCGCTTTCCACCATTTATGTCGGGGGCGGTACCCCCTCAATGCTGACGGCCGAGCAGCTGCAGGCTGTGCTGCGGAGCTTGAAGAGGCGCTATGGCTTCGCGTCGGGGGCGGAGATCAGCCTGGAGCTGGACCCCGCCAGCTTTGATCAGACGCGCCTGCAGGGCTATCTCAGGGCGGGGGTCAATCGGGTCAGCCTGGGCGGTCAGAGTTTTGATAACGCCGTTCTGGGACGTCTGGGGCGCAGGCACCGCCGCAGGGATCTCCTTGAGGCAGCTGCCTGGCTTCAGCAGGCATGCGTCCAGGGGGAACTGAGCAGTTGGAGCCTGGATCTCATCCAGAGCCTGCCGGGGGCGACGGCCGAGCACTGGCGGGCGCAGCTGGAGCAGGCCCTCGCGCTGGAGCCCCCCCACCTCTCGGTCTACGACTTGATCGTGGAGCCCGGCACGGTGTTTGAGCGGCTGGAGTCCAGCGGTGAATTGCAGCTGCCTGAGGAGGACCTCTCTGCCGATTTGATGGAGCTGACCGCCGGCACCTTGGCGGCGGCTGGCTTTGGCCACTACGAGATCTCGAACTACGCCCTGCCGGGCCATGCCTCCCGCCACAACCGCGTCTACTGGAGCGGTGCGGGCTGGTGGGGCTTCGGCATGGGGGCGACGGCTGCCCCCTGGGGGGTGCGGCAGCCGCGCCCCCGCACCCGTGAGGGCTACGCCGCCTGGCTGCAACAGGACCCTGGCGAGCTTGGGCCTCCCCAGCCCATGCCCAACGATGAGCGGGTGATGGTCGGTTTGCGCCGGCGTGAGGGTGTCCTGCTCACGCCGCTTCTGGCAGGGCTCGATCCGGCGGGACTGATGCAGCGCTGGCAGCCCTATCTGGAGCGTGGTCTGCTCCGCCGGGAAGGCCAGCGTTGGCGGCTCAGTGATCCAGAGGGCTTGGCTCTGAGTAATGCGGTGCTGCGGGAGTGGTTGGACTGGTGGGAGGAGCAGGCTGAAGGCCCCCCACCCAGCCCCTGA
- a CDS encoding PIN/TRAM domain-containing protein yields the protein MVDTLILVLFVISGAAAGWLGVDLLPEQQLIRIQNLEQLSWILGGGGALAGLFAGFVFQRLRRRLMEQVRTMPTDLLVSRAVGLILGLLVANLLISPILFLSLPWELVLVKPLAAIAANVFFGVSGYNLAEVHGRTLLRLFNPNSTEALLVADGVLMPASAKILDTSVIIDGRIRGLLDSGLLEGQVIVAQAVIDELQALADSSNTEKRGKGRRGLKLLSNLRERYGRRLVVNTTRYEGNGVDDKLLKLTADTGGTLLTADYNLAKVGEVQELKVMNLSELVIALRPEVQPGDELSIKVVRDGKESHQGVGYLEDGTMVVVDGGHGLSGERLQVTVTGALQTPTGRMVFAKRDGWEGTESAGPTPPKGSGSNARNRSKASGKRGGKGDQDPANPR from the coding sequence ATGGTGGACACCCTCATCCTGGTGCTGTTCGTGATCTCCGGAGCCGCCGCGGGCTGGCTCGGGGTGGATCTACTGCCAGAGCAACAGTTAATCCGCATCCAGAACCTGGAGCAGCTGAGCTGGATCCTGGGGGGTGGCGGCGCCTTAGCGGGCCTCTTCGCGGGCTTTGTCTTCCAGCGCCTACGGCGCCGGCTGATGGAGCAGGTGCGCACCATGCCCACCGATCTGCTGGTGAGCCGGGCCGTGGGTCTGATCCTGGGCCTGCTGGTGGCCAACCTGCTGATCTCCCCCATCCTGTTCCTCTCCCTGCCTTGGGAGCTGGTGCTGGTGAAGCCGCTGGCGGCCATTGCGGCCAACGTCTTCTTTGGTGTCTCGGGCTACAACCTCGCCGAGGTCCATGGCCGCACCCTGCTGCGCCTGTTCAACCCCAACAGCACCGAAGCCCTGCTGGTGGCCGATGGGGTGCTGATGCCCGCCAGCGCCAAGATCCTCGACACGAGCGTGATCATCGATGGCCGCATCCGCGGACTGCTTGATTCGGGGCTTTTGGAAGGTCAGGTGATCGTGGCCCAGGCGGTGATTGATGAGCTGCAGGCCCTGGCCGACTCCTCCAACACCGAGAAACGGGGCAAGGGACGCCGCGGCCTCAAGCTGCTGAGCAACCTGAGAGAGCGTTACGGGCGTCGCCTGGTGGTCAACACCACCCGCTACGAGGGCAACGGTGTCGACGACAAGCTGCTGAAGCTGACCGCCGACACCGGCGGCACCCTGCTGACGGCCGACTACAACCTCGCCAAGGTCGGCGAGGTGCAGGAGCTGAAGGTGATGAACCTCAGCGAACTGGTCATCGCCCTTCGCCCTGAGGTGCAGCCGGGCGATGAACTCAGCATCAAGGTCGTCCGCGATGGCAAGGAATCCCACCAGGGGGTGGGCTACCTGGAGGACGGAACGATGGTGGTGGTCGATGGTGGCCACGGCCTCAGCGGCGAGCGCCTCCAGGTCACCGTCACAGGCGCGCTGCAGACCCCGACCGGCCGGATGGTCTTCGCCAAGCGCGATGGCTGGGAGGGAACCGAGAGCGCAGGCCCCACTCCTCCAAAGGGAAGCGGTAGCAATGCACGCAATCGCAGCAAGGCCAGCGGGAAACGCGGCGGCAAAGGCGATCAGGACCCCGCCAACCCCCGCTAG
- a CDS encoding ATP-dependent Clp protease proteolytic subunit, giving the protein MSVSAPYYGDSAVMRTPPPDLPSLLLKERIVYLGLPLFSDDDAKRQMGIDVTELIIAQLLYLEFDNPEKPIFFYINSTGTSWYSGDAIGFETEAFAIADTIRYVKPPVHTICIGQAMGTAAMILSAGTKGHRAALPHASIVLHQPRSGARGQASDIQIRAKEVLHNKRTMLEMLAANTGKSTEELSKASDRMTYLTAEQAVEFGLIDRVLTSQKDLPSPVPGGIG; this is encoded by the coding sequence ATGTCGGTGTCAGCCCCCTACTACGGCGATTCGGCCGTGATGCGCACCCCACCGCCTGACCTTCCCTCCCTCTTGCTGAAGGAGCGGATCGTCTATCTGGGTTTGCCCCTCTTCAGCGATGACGATGCCAAGCGTCAGATGGGCATCGACGTCACCGAGCTGATCATTGCCCAGCTCCTCTATCTGGAGTTCGACAACCCGGAGAAGCCGATCTTCTTCTACATCAACTCCACCGGCACCAGCTGGTACTCAGGCGATGCCATCGGCTTTGAGACCGAGGCCTTCGCCATCGCCGACACGATCCGCTACGTCAAGCCGCCGGTGCACACCATCTGCATCGGCCAGGCGATGGGCACCGCGGCGATGATCCTGAGCGCCGGCACCAAGGGCCACCGGGCTGCTCTGCCCCACGCTTCGATCGTGCTGCACCAGCCCCGCAGCGGCGCCCGCGGCCAGGCCAGCGACATCCAGATCCGGGCCAAGGAGGTGCTGCACAACAAGCGCACCATGCTCGAGATGCTCGCGGCCAACACCGGCAAGAGCACCGAAGAACTCTCCAAGGCCTCCGATCGGATGACCTACCTGACCGCGGAGCAGGCGGTGGAGTTCGGCCTGATCGATCGGGTCCTGACGAGCCAAAAAGACCTCCCCTCACCCGTGCCAGGCGGCATCGGCTGA
- a CDS encoding ATP-dependent Clp protease proteolytic subunit, with protein sequence MPIGTPSVPYRLPGSQYERWVDIYTRLGVERILFLGSEVNDAIANSLVAQMLYLDSDDNSKPIYLYINSPGGSVTAGLAIYDTIQYVKSDVVTICVGLAASMGAFLLGAGTKGKRLALPHSRIMIHQPLGGTSQRQASDIEIEAREILRMKDMLNNSMAGMTGQPVEKIEKDTDRDYFMSAEEAMNYGLIDRVIAHPNEA encoded by the coding sequence ATGCCCATCGGTACCCCGAGCGTTCCTTACCGCCTTCCCGGCAGCCAGTACGAGCGTTGGGTCGACATCTACACCCGCCTCGGTGTGGAGCGCATCCTCTTCCTCGGCTCTGAGGTCAACGACGCCATCGCCAACAGCCTGGTGGCGCAAATGCTGTACCTCGACTCCGATGACAACAGCAAGCCCATCTACCTGTACATCAACTCCCCCGGTGGCTCGGTGACCGCGGGCCTGGCGATCTACGACACGATCCAGTACGTCAAGAGTGACGTGGTGACCATCTGCGTGGGCCTGGCGGCCTCCATGGGTGCCTTCCTGCTCGGCGCCGGCACCAAAGGCAAGCGGCTCGCCCTGCCCCACAGCCGGATCATGATTCACCAGCCCCTGGGCGGCACCAGCCAGCGCCAGGCCAGTGACATCGAGATCGAGGCGCGGGAGATCCTGCGCATGAAGGACATGCTCAACAACAGCATGGCGGGCATGACCGGCCAACCGGTCGAGAAGATCGAGAAGGACACCGACCGGGACTACTTCATGAGTGCCGAGGAGGCAATGAACTACGGCCTGATCGACCGCGTGATCGCCCATCCCAACGAAGCCTGA
- the ilvC gene encoding ketol-acid reductoisomerase: protein MAKLYYDTDADLSLLNGKTVAIIGYGSQGHAHALNLKDSGVNVVVGLYEGSRSAEKAKADGLEVLSVSDASAKADWIMVLLPDETQKAVYDAEIAPHLSAGKVLSFAHGFNVRFELIKPPADVDVVMIAPKGPGHTVRWEYQNGQGVPALFAIHQDATGNARGLAMAYAKGVGGTRAGILETNFKEETETDLFGEQAVLCGGLSELVKAGFETLVEAGYQPELAYFECLHEVKLIVDLMVKGGLTAMRDSISNTAEYGDYVSGPRLITAETKAEMKRILGDIQDGTFARNFVAECEAGKPEMQKIRDRDSQHPIENVGKGLRSMFSWLKSA, encoded by the coding sequence ATGGCCAAGCTGTACTACGACACCGACGCCGATCTCAGCCTGCTGAACGGCAAAACGGTGGCCATCATTGGCTACGGCTCCCAAGGCCACGCCCACGCCCTGAACCTCAAGGACAGCGGCGTGAACGTGGTGGTGGGTCTCTACGAAGGCAGCCGCTCCGCCGAGAAGGCCAAGGCCGATGGCCTGGAAGTGCTGAGCGTCAGCGACGCCTCGGCCAAGGCTGACTGGATCATGGTGCTGCTGCCCGATGAGACCCAGAAGGCCGTCTACGACGCAGAAATCGCCCCCCACCTCAGCGCCGGCAAGGTGCTGAGCTTCGCCCACGGCTTCAACGTCCGCTTCGAGCTGATCAAGCCCCCCGCCGACGTTGACGTCGTGATGATCGCCCCCAAGGGCCCCGGTCACACCGTCCGTTGGGAGTACCAGAACGGTCAGGGCGTCCCCGCTCTGTTCGCCATCCACCAGGATGCCACCGGCAATGCCCGCGGCCTGGCCATGGCCTACGCCAAGGGCGTCGGCGGCACCCGCGCCGGCATCCTGGAGACCAACTTCAAGGAAGAGACCGAGACCGACCTCTTCGGTGAGCAGGCCGTTCTCTGCGGTGGTCTCTCCGAGCTGGTCAAGGCCGGTTTCGAGACCCTCGTGGAAGCCGGTTACCAGCCCGAGCTGGCCTACTTCGAGTGCCTGCACGAGGTCAAGCTGATCGTTGACCTGATGGTCAAGGGCGGCCTGACCGCCATGCGCGACTCCATCTCCAACACCGCCGAGTACGGCGACTACGTCAGCGGCCCTCGCCTGATCACCGCCGAGACCAAGGCCGAGATGAAGCGCATCCTGGGCGACATCCAGGACGGCACCTTCGCCCGCAACTTCGTGGCCGAATGCGAAGCCGGTAAGCCTGAGATGCAGAAGATCCGCGACCGCGACAGCCAGCACCCGATCGAGAACGTGGGCAAAGGCCTGCGCTCGATGTTCTCCTGGCTGAAGTCCGCCTGA
- the cbiB gene encoding adenosylcobinamide-phosphate synthase CbiB → MTLLASGVDSFSGIHPFLLVLAAAGLDRLVGDPRWCLHPVVVMGWWISRLRQLAESWAKGSPRRLRLAGCGITLLLVLGSGGAGWWLEEICQTRSWTWPLLVIALASALAGRSLEQAVQAVLAALKTSTELGPARTALGWIVGRDTTELSRQEILRAAAETASENAVDGLFAPLFWMLIGAALWPYGGPGPLAFAWGFKAASTLDSMLGYRRGSLRWLGTAGARLDDLLVWLPCRLVALSLPLVQGRTVRRTLPLAQLALQEGRPDPSPNAGVSQAIYAHCLGVQLGGVNRYGEREAQKPLLAAGAPAPEASDVERLLGLSRRLEVLWLAAALLVGAAVHR, encoded by the coding sequence ATGACGCTGCTCGCTTCAGGGGTGGATTCCTTCTCGGGGATCCACCCTTTTTTATTGGTCCTCGCCGCGGCCGGTCTCGACCGACTGGTGGGGGATCCGCGCTGGTGCCTGCACCCGGTTGTGGTGATGGGCTGGTGGATCAGCCGGCTGCGCCAGCTGGCGGAGAGCTGGGCCAAAGGATCCCCGAGGCGCCTGCGGCTGGCGGGCTGTGGCATCACCCTGCTGTTGGTGCTCGGCAGCGGCGGCGCCGGCTGGTGGCTCGAGGAGATCTGCCAGACGCGCTCCTGGACCTGGCCGCTGCTGGTGATCGCGCTGGCCAGCGCCCTGGCCGGCCGCAGCCTGGAGCAGGCGGTGCAGGCCGTCCTGGCGGCGCTCAAAACGTCCACGGAACTCGGGCCAGCGCGAACAGCCTTGGGTTGGATCGTTGGGCGAGACACGACGGAGTTAAGCCGCCAGGAGATCCTGCGAGCCGCCGCGGAGACCGCCAGCGAAAACGCCGTTGATGGGCTGTTCGCGCCGCTGTTCTGGATGTTGATCGGGGCTGCCCTTTGGCCGTATGGGGGGCCTGGCCCGTTGGCGTTCGCCTGGGGGTTCAAAGCCGCCAGCACCCTCGATTCGATGCTCGGCTACCGCCGCGGGAGCCTGCGCTGGCTAGGCACCGCCGGAGCCAGGCTCGATGACCTGCTGGTCTGGCTGCCCTGCCGGCTCGTGGCCCTGAGCTTGCCGCTGGTGCAGGGACGCACCGTCAGACGGACCCTGCCCCTCGCCCAGCTGGCCTTGCAGGAAGGCAGGCCCGATCCCTCACCCAATGCTGGGGTGTCCCAGGCGATCTATGCCCACTGCCTAGGCGTTCAACTGGGTGGGGTCAATCGCTACGGGGAGCGGGAGGCCCAGAAACCGCTTCTGGCAGCGGGAGCTCCGGCCCCCGAGGCCAGTGATGTGGAGCGGCTCCTGGGCCTGAGCCGCCGGCTTGAGGTCCTGTGGTTGGCGGCAGCGCTGTTAGTAGGCGCCGCGGTCCATCGGTAG
- a CDS encoding sugar transferase, whose product MSAVDSIPAESTASSWLRAQSKRGRILKRVGDISFSLLVLILGSPLLLLLALLVKLSSKGSVFYCQRRIGRGYKGFGCLKFRTMRKDADRVLASVLASDPVLRAEFERDFKLKNDPRITPIGRFLRRSSLDELPQFINVLKGEMSVVGPRPIVWDELERYGRTMDEVLAVRPGLTGLWQVSGRNNLPYETRVKLDLFYARNRNFWLDLGIVLRTIGVVLLPMDRGAY is encoded by the coding sequence TTGTCCGCCGTTGACTCGATTCCCGCTGAATCCACGGCCAGTTCTTGGCTGAGGGCTCAGTCAAAGCGCGGACGCATCCTCAAGCGTGTCGGTGACATCAGCTTTTCGCTGTTGGTCTTGATCCTGGGTTCGCCGCTTCTGTTGCTCTTGGCCCTGCTGGTCAAGCTCAGCTCCAAGGGATCGGTCTTCTATTGCCAGCGCCGCATTGGCCGCGGCTACAAGGGCTTTGGCTGCCTGAAGTTCCGCACAATGCGCAAGGACGCCGATCGCGTTTTGGCATCGGTCCTGGCTTCCGATCCGGTGCTGCGGGCTGAATTTGAGCGGGATTTCAAGCTCAAGAATGATCCCCGCATCACGCCCATCGGCCGTTTCCTGCGTCGCTCCAGCCTCGATGAGCTGCCCCAGTTCATCAATGTGCTCAAGGGCGAGATGAGCGTGGTGGGCCCCAGACCGATCGTTTGGGATGAGCTGGAGCGCTACGGCCGCACGATGGATGAGGTGCTGGCGGTCCGCCCGGGTCTGACCGGCCTCTGGCAGGTCTCCGGCCGAAACAACCTGCCCTACGAAACCCGGGTCAAGCTTGATCTCTTCTACGCCCGCAACCGCAATTTCTGGCTCGATCTAGGCATAGTGCTGCGCACGATTGGAGTGGTGCTGCTACCGATGGACCGCGGCGCCTACTAA
- a CDS encoding glycosyltransferase, whose protein sequence is MLAGIGPIALVHEWFTPRSVGGSELVVQELDALLQQPQLFALVDGESRRRGSWLAGRSITSSFVQRLPFGVSHVQQYLPLLPMAIEQLDLTGYPLVLSSSHLVAKGVLTGPDQCHLSYVHTPVRYAWDQMHAYLRQSALARRGLGPLIRAQLHQLRQWDVLSGQRPDQLLANSRFTASRIRRYWGRESTVVHPPVEVDRFRWDQPRDDVYLCLCRLVPYKRVDLVVEAFNRTGLPLVVIGDGPERARLQAMAGPNVRLLGRLPQDDVNAWLSRCRAYVYAGLEDFGIAPVEAMAAGAPVIALGQGGLLDTVRCIQRGDSQPTGLLFPDQQVASLVAALEIFEQRRLWQQLPAERLRRWAEGFSPLRFRARMEAVIEQSWNRHQRTRQERSRALPVPMA, encoded by the coding sequence ATGCTTGCTGGAATTGGGCCGATCGCCCTGGTGCACGAGTGGTTCACCCCCCGGTCGGTGGGCGGCTCTGAGCTGGTGGTGCAGGAGCTCGATGCCCTGCTGCAGCAGCCCCAACTGTTTGCCCTGGTGGATGGGGAGAGTCGTCGCCGCGGCAGTTGGCTCGCCGGTCGCTCGATCACCAGCTCCTTTGTTCAGCGCCTGCCCTTTGGGGTCAGTCACGTTCAGCAGTACCTGCCGCTGCTGCCGATGGCGATTGAGCAGCTCGATCTGACGGGTTACCCCCTGGTGCTCAGCAGCAGCCATCTGGTGGCCAAGGGTGTGCTGACCGGTCCGGATCAGTGCCATCTGAGCTATGTCCATACCCCCGTGCGCTACGCCTGGGATCAGATGCACGCCTACCTGCGCCAGTCCGCCCTGGCCCGGCGTGGTCTGGGGCCCTTGATTCGCGCGCAGCTGCATCAACTGCGTCAGTGGGATGTCCTGAGCGGCCAGCGACCGGATCAGCTGCTGGCGAACTCCCGCTTTACGGCCTCGCGCATCCGCCGCTACTGGGGCCGCGAGTCCACCGTGGTGCACCCCCCGGTGGAGGTTGATCGTTTCCGTTGGGATCAACCCCGAGATGACGTCTACCTCTGCCTGTGCCGGCTGGTTCCCTACAAGCGTGTGGATCTGGTGGTCGAGGCCTTCAACCGCACCGGGCTCCCCTTGGTGGTGATCGGTGATGGGCCTGAGCGCGCTCGCCTGCAGGCCATGGCTGGCCCCAATGTTCGCCTGTTGGGTCGCCTTCCCCAGGACGACGTCAACGCTTGGTTGAGCCGTTGCCGCGCCTATGTCTACGCCGGCCTCGAGGACTTCGGTATCGCTCCGGTGGAGGCGATGGCGGCTGGGGCGCCGGTGATTGCCTTGGGGCAGGGCGGCCTATTGGATACGGTCCGCTGCATCCAACGCGGGGACAGCCAGCCCACGGGCCTGCTCTTCCCGGACCAGCAGGTGGCCTCGCTCGTTGCGGCCCTCGAGATCTTTGAGCAGCGGCGGCTCTGGCAGCAACTCCCCGCTGAACGGCTCCGGCGCTGGGCGGAGGGCTTCAGCCCCCTGCGTTTCCGCGCGCGGATGGAGGCGGTGATTGAGCAGAGCTGGAACCGCCATCAACGGACCCGGCAGGAACGCAGCCGAGCCTTGCCTGTGCCTATGGCTTGA
- a CDS encoding Rho termination factor N-terminal domain-containing protein, which yields MAKRPLSEQFREQLQELGSSLAAHTRSLEQHFETQEAFLTLRHQELEEAQQALPGSEEALENLETALAPLVNGDLGSMTIPELRKLCSKAGLSGYYKFKKGELVAFMQAKEIAAPPLPVKKLKKDQLVAIVEALLAART from the coding sequence GTGGCTAAGAGGCCTCTATCGGAGCAGTTTCGCGAGCAACTGCAGGAGCTGGGCTCGAGCCTTGCTGCTCACACCCGTTCACTCGAGCAGCACTTCGAGACCCAAGAGGCCTTCCTGACGCTTCGGCATCAGGAGCTGGAGGAAGCCCAACAGGCATTGCCAGGGTCTGAGGAAGCCCTGGAAAACCTCGAAACAGCACTTGCCCCCCTGGTCAATGGCGACTTGGGATCCATGACCATCCCAGAGCTAAGGAAGCTTTGCTCCAAGGCTGGGCTGAGCGGCTACTACAAGTTCAAGAAGGGCGAGCTGGTCGCGTTCATGCAGGCCAAGGAGATTGCAGCCCCACCGCTACCCGTGAAGAAGCTCAAGAAGGACCAGCTGGTGGCAATTGTGGAAGCCCTTCTTGCAGCTCGTACATAG
- a CDS encoding class I SAM-dependent DNA methyltransferase — translation MADTNLSAFIWSVADLLRGDYKQSDYGKVILPFTVLRRLDCVLEPTKAAVLEEKALREGQGLDPEPFLLRKAGLNFCNTSPLDMKRLMGDGDNIGENLRTYIQAFTPAVRDIFESFEFHLQVDRLEKANLLYLVTEKFSQIDLHPERVSNAEMGLVFEELIRKFAELSNETAGEHFTPREVIRLMVNLIFIEDDDALTQPGIVRSLYDPASGTGGMLSVAEEHLVHHNPSARLVLSGQELNPESYAICKADMLIKGQDINSICFGNTLSDDQLSEEKYDYMLSNPPFGVEWKKIQKEIQAEHQAMGFAGRFGPGLPRVSDGSLLFLLHLISKMRPAQEGGCRFGIVLNGSPLFTGGAGSGESEIRRYVLENDLLEAIIALPTDMFYNTGISTYIWILSNKKPSERKGKVQLIDGSGSFQRMRKSLGSKRKELSTEHIAEITKLFGDFEEAEQDGKPISKIFRNEDFGYRTITVERPLRDEAGSVVLGQRGKTKGKPQADSSLRDTENVPLSEEVEDYFEREVLPHVPDAWIDHDKTKTGFEIPFNRHFYVFTPSRPLEEIDAELKQVTNRILEMIGGLSS, via the coding sequence TTGGCCGACACCAACCTCTCAGCCTTTATCTGGTCAGTCGCTGACCTGCTGCGCGGCGACTACAAGCAGAGCGATTACGGCAAGGTCATCCTTCCCTTCACGGTCCTGAGGCGCCTTGACTGCGTTCTTGAGCCGACCAAAGCGGCAGTCCTGGAGGAGAAGGCCCTTAGGGAAGGGCAGGGACTGGATCCAGAACCATTCCTCCTCCGCAAGGCAGGACTGAACTTCTGCAATACCTCGCCGCTCGACATGAAGCGGCTGATGGGCGACGGGGACAACATCGGCGAGAACCTCCGCACCTACATCCAGGCCTTCACCCCAGCGGTACGGGACATCTTCGAGAGCTTCGAGTTCCACCTCCAGGTGGACCGCCTCGAGAAAGCCAACCTCCTCTACCTCGTCACCGAGAAGTTCTCCCAGATCGACCTGCACCCAGAACGGGTCAGCAACGCGGAGATGGGTCTGGTCTTCGAAGAGCTGATCCGGAAGTTCGCGGAACTCTCCAACGAGACAGCAGGGGAACACTTCACGCCGCGTGAGGTGATCCGCCTGATGGTGAACCTGATCTTCATCGAAGACGACGACGCCCTCACCCAACCCGGCATCGTCCGCAGCCTCTACGACCCAGCCTCTGGAACGGGAGGAATGCTGAGCGTGGCGGAGGAGCACCTCGTCCACCACAACCCCTCAGCTCGCCTGGTGCTCAGTGGTCAAGAACTGAACCCCGAGTCCTACGCCATCTGTAAGGCGGACATGCTGATCAAGGGGCAGGACATCAACAGCATCTGCTTCGGCAACACCCTCTCGGACGACCAGCTCTCAGAGGAGAAGTACGACTACATGCTCTCCAACCCACCTTTTGGCGTGGAGTGGAAAAAGATCCAGAAGGAGATCCAGGCTGAGCACCAAGCCATGGGCTTCGCTGGGCGCTTTGGGCCAGGGCTCCCGAGGGTCAGCGATGGCTCACTGCTGTTCCTGTTGCACCTGATCAGCAAGATGCGGCCTGCCCAAGAAGGTGGCTGCAGGTTCGGCATCGTCCTGAACGGTTCGCCCCTCTTCACGGGAGGCGCTGGATCAGGTGAAAGCGAGATCCGTCGCTACGTGCTGGAGAACGACCTGCTGGAGGCGATCATCGCCCTACCAACAGACATGTTCTACAACACAGGAATCAGCACCTACATCTGGATCCTGAGCAACAAGAAACCTTCTGAGCGGAAGGGGAAGGTTCAGCTGATTGATGGGAGCGGTTCGTTTCAAAGAATGCGGAAGAGCTTGGGTAGCAAACGCAAGGAGTTGAGCACGGAGCACATTGCGGAGATCACGAAACTATTCGGCGACTTTGAGGAGGCCGAGCAGGACGGCAAGCCCATCAGCAAGATCTTCCGAAACGAAGACTTCGGCTACCGAACCATCACGGTGGAGCGGCCGCTACGTGACGAAGCAGGCAGTGTTGTGCTGGGGCAGAGGGGCAAAACGAAAGGGAAGCCCCAGGCCGACAGCAGCTTGAGGGACACGGAGAATGTGCCTCTGTCGGAAGAAGTTGAGGATTACTTCGAACGAGAGGTGCTGCCGCATGTGCCTGACGCATGGATTGACCACGACAAGACCAAGACTGGCTTCGAGATTCCGTTCAACCGGCACTTCTACGTGTTCACTCCCTCAAGACCACTGGAGGAGATTGACGCAGAGCTGAAGCAAGTGACAAACAGGATTCTGGAAATGATTGGAGGGCTATCGTCATGA